The sequence ATACCCGCTTTCCGCGTCTTTTATTCCCGCCCGGTGCCCCGGGGGGGAATAAATCCCGGGAACGTATGGTATAGAGGTTATGGGATGGGAGCGGACCGGCTCGAAGAACAGGACGAGCGGCTGGCCGGGCGGGCGGCGAAGGGCGACCGCGCGGCGTTCGAGACGCTGATGACGCGCCACCGGCAGACGGTCTACCGCCTCTGCTGGTCGGCGACCGGGAATCCTGCCGACGCGGACGACGCCGCCCAGGAGACGTTCGTGCGCCTCTTCCGGTCCCTTTCCTCCTACGACCCGTCGAGGCCTTTCGCGCCCTGGCTCCGGAAGATCGCCTGGAACACGAGCCTGTCCGTGCTGCGCGACGCGAAGGTGGGCGTACCCCGGGTGCCGGAAGAGGAGGCCCCGGAGCCGGTCGATCCTTCGCCGGACCCTTCGGCGGCGGCGGAGCGGGGGGAGGAGGCGGAGCGGGTCGCGGGAGCGATGGCCGGGCTTCCGCCCGAGCTGCGCACGGTGCTGGTGCTCCGGGCGGTCGAGGGGCTCTCCTACGCGGAGATCGCGGAGTCCACGGGGGTGCCGGCCGGGACGGTGATGTCCCGCCTCTCCCGCGCCCGGGAGAGGCTGGCCGCCCTTCTGGGGAAGGGACGGGGGGAAAGGGAGTGAAGGATTGCAGGGAGATACGGCCGATGCTCGCCGCGTACCACGACGGGGAGCTTTCGTCCGCCGACCGCGCCCGGGTGGATGAGCATCTTCGCGGCTGCGCGGAGTGCTCCGCCGTCCTGGATCGTCTCGCCGGCATCGATTCGAGCGTCGGCGTTCCGGACCCGGGGCCGGAATACTGGG is a genomic window of Thermodesulfobacteriota bacterium containing:
- a CDS encoding RNA polymerase sigma factor is translated as MGADRLEEQDERLAGRAAKGDRAAFETLMTRHRQTVYRLCWSATGNPADADDAAQETFVRLFRSLSSYDPSRPFAPWLRKIAWNTSLSVLRDAKVGVPRVPEEEAPEPVDPSPDPSAAAERGEEAERVAGAMAGLPPELRTVLVLRAVEGLSYAEIAESTGVPAGTVMSRLSRARERLAALLGKGRGERE